The genomic DNA AGACCTGCGCCTCGTCGAAGACGTTATGCACCACGCGATTCAGATCGCGCGCGGTGTGCAGGTCGTGACCGAAGGGCTTTTCGATCACCACCCGCGTCCAGCCAGTCTCGTTCGCTTCGGGGCTGACCAGACCGGCCTTGTCGAGATGCTGGATGATCACCGGGAAGAACGAGGGCGGCGTTGCCAGGTAGTAGATGTAGCTGCCCGCCGTGCTGCGCTCCCGATCGATCTGAACCAGCGTTTCTTTGAGCCGATAAAAGAGTGCCGGATCGTCAAAGGTGCCGTGTACGTAGTACAAGCCCTGAAGAAACGAATCCAGCATGGCCTTGTTGATCGTGGTGTCTTCGGCGATCGACTCGCGTAGCTGCTGACGAAACTCCTCGTGACTCATCTCGTTCCGCGCGATGCCGACGATCGAGAAGCCGGGCGGAAGCTGCTGGGCCTCGTTGAGCGCCCACAGCGCCGGAAGCAGCTTGCGCTTCGCCAGATCGCCCGACGCGCCGAAGATCACCATCACGCACGGCGACGGCGTGCGCTCCAGGCGTAGCCCGGCGCGCAGCGGATTGCTGGCTTCGGTCGGCGCTGCTGTTGGTGTAGCCGTATCTATCATCGCGACGCTTCCTTTGTTAGCTCACGTGTGTAGGATACACCATCTTTCAAGTCAGGCTTAGCCGGGCGTCCAGTTGGGGTTGGTCAGGCTGGTCAGAATGTGGTCCTGCCACGAACCATCGATCAGCAGATAGTCGCGGGCATAGCCCTCGACGACAAAGCCCAGCTTGCGCAGCAGCCTGCCGCTGCGCTGGTTGTGCGGCAGGTAGTTTGCCATGATCCGGTGCATGTGCAGCTCGTCGAAGACGTAGCGGATCGCCGTCTCCAGCGCCTCGGTCATGTAGCCCCGGCCCTGGTACGCCGCCGCGATGCTGTAGCCCAGGTAGCAGAACTGGCCTACGCCGCGCATAAAGCCGTTGAAATTCGCGTCGCCGATCATCGTCTGCGGCGCGGCGCGATCGAAGATGCACAGGCGCAGCGAGCGATCGTTGTGGAAGTCGTCGTGATTTTGCGCGATCTGCTCCTGCCAGAATGCCTCGGTGAAGAAGCTGGCGGGGCGGATCGGGGAAAAGGGCGCGAGGCGCTGCTGGTTGGCGGTGAAGTAGGCCAGGATCGCGGGGATGTCGGCGCTAGTCGCCAGCCGCAGCACCATTCGCCTGGTTGTCAGAGCAGGCAGCTCTCTCGGCATCCGCTCGTCCTTGTGCTCGATATGCGTGGCGATAGAAGTCGAATCAGCGCTTTCAGAACGTTCTCATTTGGTCATCATAAGGTTTTCATGTTATTGTATTACGCGAATGTGCTATAGTCCCAAATGCCACCATCATTAAACCAATTTATACCATAGAACGTACTTACTATGTCGAATTTTCGACGTTTGGGCGCTATCATTCATGTTAGCGTTATTTTTTTGTATCATTTATTGCTGCTGGATCCTTTGCCGGAACAATATCCCTGCGCTGGTGTTTTTCAAGAAGGTCAACGTCGCGACAATATAGCACAAACGTTATTCTTGATCTTAGGTTCTTCAAGAAACTCCACCGCGAATCACGGATCTACTCGATTGACGTCATGCGGCATGCATTGGCAGAACAATTCCGAAAGAAACATCGGATGTACCTCCCGACGGATAGTTATCATTAGCATGTTGTTTCGGATACTCTCAAAGTGCTCAGTTTCTCAAACTCAATATTTCTCCTTGGAGGTAAGTATGTCTCGAAGTATATCACGGCACTTGAACGCGATAGTTGCAACGTGGTGTTGGGCAGCAACGATACAACTCGTTGCGCGCTATTATGGGCAGGCCCTCGATCACTCCCAATGCACAATTGTAGATAATGCATTTTGGGGATGGGGGTGCCCGAATGACCCCAATACAATTACTGAGATCCAACGGCAACTCCGCAACTACTATGGAGTTACAAGCACGTACGTCGCAAGTACTGTGGCATTCGGCACTCTTAAACAAGGCATTGATTATAACCGGCTCGCTGTTCTTCGGTGGGGTTGGGATAGTGGTGGTGGACATTTTGTGACCGTGCGCGGTTACTGGCAGGATACCAGCACTGCTGAACAGTATGTTTCCTACGTCGACCCATGGGATGGGAGTTATCGCTCAGGAAGCTATGAGTGGATGAAGCGAGGAAATAGCTGGGGATGGCACACCTGGACTCATACTCTGTACTATGTTTACAGATAAGTAGGCTCCAACGATACAACAGAATGAGAAATCCTACCAACCACATCAGAAAGGAATACGCGGTATGTCGAAGCGTACGATACTGCTCGTTGCAACACTTAGCGCACTGATCGCGCTCGGCACTTTGATCAGCTTGTATCCATCTCACTCGTTGGCTGCCTTAACAGTTGAGGAAGTGGCCCGCCAAGAATTACCCAGGATGCTCGACCGTATTCGCTCTGACTATCAAGGCTATGGGTTTAGGGATGAGCAGGAACTAAACATTGCGACCCTTGGCCGTCCATATCAAGTGTACGGGCTTTCGCCCAACGCTGTACAGGCGTATCGCCCAGATCAGCCCGTGTCTGCTATTCTTTTCGAGGAACAGTGGTGGGAGTTTCCTGTTCTAATAGATGGTGAAGCAAGAGGCTTGCTCACGCTTGCCCAAATGAACGGGCAGTGGAAAGCTGTGGAGTTTGGTAGTCTACCTTTAAGTGTACGAATCACGCAGTTGCAGCAGAAGTTGGCACATACTGATGTAAGGGTCAAGCTGGTCAAAGTTCCACACATTTACGGAACATTTGCATTGCTGGAACAGGGGCAGAACGAGCAGTTAGTTCATCTCGGAAGCTATCCGGGAGTATTCAAAACTATTGACCGAGAAGAGTTGACTGCCTATGCGGCATCGAAGTTGATGCCTGAGATTCGAGAGGCTATTGCTCAGGTCAAGGCAGCGGAGAAGTCGAAACCGTAAGGATCGGTTCGCTTATCAATGTCAAAGAAATCCGCGCCATATCCACGGCGCGGGTTTCTTTTGCTAAACTCACGAAAAAGGGATACGATCGTAAGGAATCGCCACACTTAGCAATGGTTGAACGGCCATCGTCCACAATGGTGAGTCAGGGCGCTGTTGATTGCTGGTAGCAACTGCTCTGGAACCATCGGCTGATACGCCTGGGCATCAAGGTCTGCAAAGTATCCTTGTGGGCTAAGATATGCTAGAAATTCCTCATTGCCTCGTTCAAATACTACAAAGTCAGTAAATAGTTGTGGAATCGTCAGGACCTTAACCGTCGTGGTTGGATCATCCCAATATGGGAGTAGTACGTTTGGATCATTTCGGAGTGGCAATGCACGATACCCAACAAGTGATGTCCCTGATACAAACGCCAGCCCTCGCAATTGTTTGCCGGCAAGGACGGGAACTACCCAATGCTCCTCCTGTCCGAGGAGATCCGCAAAGCGCTGACCACGGCGGTAGCTGCGGAGTACTTCCACTGATGACTCATATCCTGGGGCTGGTCGCCCAAGCACCATAGAAGCTAATTCCCCTCTATCTTTGAAGCCATTTTGGGCAATGTTATTGAGAGTTTCGTCTTCTCGGAATAATTTCTCGCGCAGTGCTGGGAGAATATGGTGCGCCAACGTATTGGCATCTGGCGGTATCGGCGTAGGAGCGATAGTTATAGGAGCGTTTGATTTTCTGGGTGCCACCGATTGACCACAGGCCGTTAGAACGAGCACGAATGCAATTGCGTGTATCAGGAGGTGCTTCAAAACGTTGCTCCCTTAATAACCCCCATGAGAAGATCTTCATGCGCCGACCTTGCAGCGGCCTCATTCAACGAAGATTAAGGTGCTGACACCCACACCAGCCGCCTACGGGCCGGTATAGGTGTCTTTGTAGATCACGAAGGTGCCGTTGCTGTACAGCACGTAAATGCGCTTGCCGTGACCGTTGACCGCCGGGCTGTAGAGCATGAAGCCGTTATCGAAGCGCTGGATCACGCCCGTAAACCCCACCTCCGGCGTTGTCGCCCAGCCGAGCGCCTGACGGATCGCCGGATCTTTCTGCCACAGCCTGCCGAAGCCGCTCGACGGCGTGAGCAGCCCGTCGGGCGCGGGATCGGTCGGCTCCGGGTCGCTGGGATACACATCCAGCCGCCTGCGCCAGGTGCCGCTCACGCCGCCGTCGAAGATCCAGAACTGATCGCCCGCCTCGCGGTAATACATCTGGCCGCCCTGGAAGATCTGCTCGACGGAGTAGCCCGGCAGCTCCTCCTCAATCGGACAGCCGATCGCAGCGCGGACCTCGGCGTTGGTGCGCCACAGGTTGCCGAAACCACCCGTGAGCACGGCCTGACAGCGCGGCAGCGCAGGCGTTGCCGTGGGCTGTGGCGCTGGCGGCGGGGTTGGCTGTGGCGTTGGCCTGGCGGTCGGTCGTGACGCTGGCCTGGCGGTTGGTCGTGACGCTGGCCTGGCGGTCGGTCGTGACGCTGGCCTGGCGGTCGGTCGTGGCGTTGCCTGCGCCACGACGATCGGCGCGGTTGTTGTCTCCGTCGGCGCGGTGGTGCTCGTAGCGGTCGGCTGCGTGGTCGCGCTCGGCTGCGTGGTCGCGGTCGGCTTCGCCGTCGCGGTACGTGTCGGCGCTGCGGTGCGCGTCGGCGTCGCGGTTGGGGGAGCACTGGCCGCCTGAGCCGTCTGCGTGGTCGCGAGCAGCGCAACGCCTGCTGCGTCCGCCGACTGATTCATGAAGCGCGCGAGCACGCCGCCCGTGCCCACCACCAGCAGCAGCCCGATCGCCATGATCATCAGCATCCGTCTGGAGCGCCATCGGGATCGAGCGGACGGTGATTCGGAGAGTTGCTCGGCTGCTGGCGGTGTGGTTGGTCTGGTCGCGGACGCAGGCGCAGGTACGATCGACGCCTTGAGCGCCTGCGTGGTCTGCCGGGTATGCGCGTCGCGCCGGATCGATGCCGGTGGGAAGACCACGCCCACCTCGGTCTGATCGCTGAAGCTCTCGCTGAGCGCCTGGACGAACTCACTCGCCGTGTCGTAGCGCTCCTCCGGTCGCTTCGCCATCACTTTGGCGATAACCGCGTCAACGCCCGCCGAGAGCTGCGGCACGACTTCCGAGGGCGGTATCGGCTGATCTTGCAGATGCGCCAGCAGCACGGTCTGCGCCGAGCCGTCGAAGGGTCGGCGGCCCGTCAACATGCGGTAGACCAGCGCGCCCAGCGAGTACAGATCGGCGCGGTGATCGAGCTTGCCGTTCGGCGCGAGACGCGGGTTGATCTGCTCCGGCGCGATGTAGTCGGGCGTGCCCACGATCACGCTCGACTCGGTCAGCGAGGGCGCGTCCAGCGACTTGGCGATGCCGAAGTCGGTCAGGATCGCGTTGCCACGACTGTCGAAGAGCACGTTGCCGGGCTTGATGTCGCGGTGGATAATGCCATGCTGGTGGGCCTCGTCCAACGCCAGGGCAATTTGCTGTGCCAGCGTCACCACCCGCTCGGCAGGCAGCCGCGGCTCGCGCTGGAGCACATCGGCCAGAGACGGCCCCGGCAAGAGCTTCATCGCCAGGTAGACGATGCCGTCGTCCTCGCCCACGTCGAAGATCGGCGCGATATGCGGATGATCGAGCTGCGCAGCGGTGATCGCCTCACGTCGGAAGCGTTCGACAATATCGGTGTCGGCCAGATACTGCGGGTACAGCATTTTGAGCGCGACATGCCGCTGCAAACGGGTATCGAGCGCGCGATACACCGCCGCCATGCCGCCGCGCCCAATCAAGGCTTCGATGCGGTAAGGTCCAAGTTGACGATCTATGAGGTCGTTGAGCCGCATACCTGTCCAATCAGGGATCGAAGGCGCTGACGCACAACCGCCAGCACCTGCTCCACGCTAATCCGTTGTAAACATGTTCGATCGGGACAGCCGTTGGGCGTGCCCAGGTGATGGTCGCGATAGATGCACGGGCTGCACGCAATCGCCGCTTTGAGCGCGCGATGCTCTCCCGCTTGTAGGATCTCGACGCCGTTGGCGAAGCTGCTCTGCGGCTGCCAGGACTTGCCGCCGTACGGCCCCCAGGCGCGCGGATCGGTCGGCCCGAAGATCGCGACCACCGACGTGCCCACGCTGCCCGCAAGATGAGTCAGGCCGCTGTCGTTGCCGACGAAGAGCGTGCAGCGCTTGAGCACCGCCGCCAGATCCTCCAGCCCTGTACGTCCGCCGAGATCGAGCACCGCTGGCGCGTGACGCATGCCGTTCAACATCCGCCGCCGCACGTCGGCCTCTTCCGCGCCGCCGACCAGCACGATGCTCGCGCCATCCTCGATCAGCGCGTCGGCTAGCTCTGCGAAGCGCTGCGGAGGCCAGCGCCGCGCCGGTGCGAACGCGCCCGACCCCGGATGCAGCGCGATCAATGGCTGCTCGGCTGTAGCCTCGCCAAGCAGCGCCGCAGCGCGGTCGGCGGCAGCCTGCGAAACGGCCAGCCGTGGCTGGGGCCGGTGCGCCGCGCCAAGCAGCCCAACCACCGATAGCCAGTACTCGGCCTGGTGCTGCGCCCCGAACCCCACATCAGCCACTCGATCGGTCAGAAAGAAGCCGCGCCCGTTATCCAGACCGTAGCGCCGTGGAGCGCCGGAGGCGGCAGCCAGCGCCGCGTATTTCAACGTGCCGAACCACGTCGTCAGGTGGTGTAAGAGCACACAGGCATCGAATCGTCCGCCGCGCAGCCGCCGCCAGAGTCGTACGGCATAGCCTAGATTGGCAGGCCGGAGCAAGGCGCGGGGTGTGTTAAAGCGCTGCTTTTCAAACACGATCAGCGCGTCGTGGGGTTGACCGCGGAGGATAGCCGCGCCGAGCGGCGTTGTCAGGACGCTGATACGAGCTGCGGGAAATGCCTGCCGTAGCGCATGCAGCGCGGGTATGATCAGTAACGCATCGCCAAGATCGGCTAATGTGACGAGCAGGATACGATTTGGTGTTGCGTTGGATGTAGAAAGGCGATTCATGCGTAGCATAAGTATATCATGTCGCTGCGATTCATGGCTGTGTCCGGGCTGATGCATGCATGATTGCGGTTTGAAGAGCCAGAGTGTAGGTCGTAAACATATCATTGTTTAATATATTCTAAACTATTTCTAAACTCCTCATGATGAGATTGCAGGAGAAGATGGGCTACGCGCTGTGCCCGGCATCCTCCAGCACCGCCAGCGTTTGCCGCGCGGTTCGCTCCCAGGTCCAATCCACGGCATGGTGCAGCCCGCGCTCCCGCAGCTCGGCGCGGAGGTTGGCATCCTGCACCAGCCGCACGATCGCATCCCGCATCGATACCACATCGTAGGGATCGACCAGCAGCCCGGCATCACCGACGACCTCCGGCAGCGATGAGACATTGGAGGCGATCACCGGCGTGCCGCACGCCTGCGCCTCAAGCACGGTCATGCCAAAGCCTTCGTAGAGCGAAACCATCAGATAGGCCAGCGCGCCGCTCAGCAGCGCAGGGAGATCGGCGTCGTGGACGTAGCCGACAAAGCGGACCTGATCGGCGACGCCAAGATCATCGGCCCGTCGCTCGATCTGCTCGGTCATCCAGCCGCGCTTGCCCGCCAGCACCAGCAGCGGCATCTGCGCCGCGCCGAGCAGCGCGCGCGCCTGGGCGAACGCTTCGATCAGGCGGCTCACGTTTTTGCGCGGCTGGATCGTGCTCACGAAGAGCAGATACGGCTGCGCGATGCCATAGCGCTGCTGTACCTGATCGAGCAGCGCGCGGTCGGCGATGGGCTTGAAGCGGGCGTGAACGCCATGATAGATCACCGCGATCTTTTCGGCTGGCGTGCCGTAGAAGCGCTGAAGATCGCGCTTGGTCGCCTCCGAGATCGCGATAATCCGTGTGGCGCGGCGTGCGCTCAGGCGCGTGAATAGCCGATAGTAGATCCGCTGGACGCGGGTATGCGCTTCGGGATGATGGAGAAATCCAAGATCATGGATCGTGACGACCGAGCGCCTGGGCGGCACGATCGGCAGCGCGTGGGCCGGCACAAACAGCAGGTCGGGCGCATGCAGCAGCATCTCAAGCGATAAACGTCCGTGCGACCAGGCGCGGGGCAGCGGGATGGAACGGAGCACAAACGAGGGCGGCAGCGGCGGCACCACCTGCGGCAGGCCGTTGCAGTAGAGCAGGTAGCGGTTGTGCCGATCGACCTCGCCGAGCGCCTGCAACAATTCCCAGGTGTAATGCTCGGTGCCGGTCCGCGCGGACACGCCCAGGCGCGAGGCATCAACTCCAATCAACATGATCCAGTCCTTGTGATACGCCGATCGTTAAAAAAGGGTAATTAACCCTCTTTACAACTATTAACTTTGCTGTTAGTATAGAGACACTCCCAGTGGGATGAACTTGGGCAAACCAGGCCCAGGCACAGATGTCCGTCACCCGAATGGAAGGAGGTGGGTTTTTCTTACGCCTCTCTGTACTGCTGATGTACCGCTTCGTGTAACGTCTGCTTATCGTGCCAGAATCTTGTGACATTCATCCGTCTGCGGTCAACGTAGCGGGACAAGATTCACCGCCGTCTAACGGCTCTACACACTCCCGGCACGAATCCTTGGATCGGTTGTTCGCGCTCCTCAGCGGGATCGCGATTAGCTTACCACACCTTTACTGAGAGGCGAGTCATCTCGGCCAAACCGAGCGTCCGCTGCATGTGTCGCAACGATCTGCGACATCTACTCCTACACTTAGGCTAAGGAGACAAGACTTTGAAACGGTTCGCATTGACAGTGCTGGCAATTTGCGCCGTCCTAGCTCTGTTCGTTCCAACATCCTCAGCTTCCGTTCAGTCTGCCGCCACGTCTTCAACGCGCGGCAACACGCAGGCTCCTGCCGTCTTCGGCGAGTACCTGATCAAGTTCAAGCCGGGCACGTCCAAGCAGATGCGCGAGTCTGCGATCAAAGCGCAGGGTGGCCGCATCTTCGATCGTGTCGCCGCTCTTGACGTCGAGGTTGCCGAGTTCCCGGCGCTCAAGTCCAACAAGAACGCGCGCGCGGCTGAGGTCATCGTCAACGCATTCAAGCGCAATCCCAACGTCGCCTATATCGAACCGAACTATATCTACAGCGCGGACTTCACGCCGAACGATCCGGGCGTGAGCAGCCAGTATGCCTGGGGCCGGATTCAGGCCTATACCGCCTGGGATGTCACCCAGGGTAGCTCCACCGTTGTCGTCGGTATCGTCGATACCGGCATTCAGCGCAACCACCCGGATCTCGACTCCAAGATCGTCGCGGGCTACGACTTCGTCGACAACGACAGCGCAGCCG from Herpetosiphonaceae bacterium includes the following:
- the rimJ gene encoding ribosomal protein S5-alanine N-acetyltransferase, translating into MPRELPALTTRRMVLRLATSADIPAILAYFTANQQRLAPFSPIRPASFFTEAFWQEQIAQNHDDFHNDRSLRLCIFDRAAPQTMIGDANFNGFMRGVGQFCYLGYSIAAAYQGRGYMTEALETAIRYVFDELHMHRIMANYLPHNQRSGRLLRKLGFVVEGYARDYLLIDGSWQDHILTSLTNPNWTPG
- a CDS encoding glycosyltransferase family 1 protein produces the protein MLIGVDASRLGVSARTGTEHYTWELLQALGEVDRHNRYLLYCNGLPQVVPPLPPSFVLRSIPLPRAWSHGRLSLEMLLHAPDLLFVPAHALPIVPPRRSVVTIHDLGFLHHPEAHTRVQRIYYRLFTRLSARRATRIIAISEATKRDLQRFYGTPAEKIAVIYHGVHARFKPIADRALLDQVQQRYGIAQPYLLFVSTIQPRKNVSRLIEAFAQARALLGAAQMPLLVLAGKRGWMTEQIERRADDLGVADQVRFVGYVHDADLPALLSGALAYLMVSLYEGFGMTVLEAQACGTPVIASNVSSLPEVVGDAGLLVDPYDVVSMRDAIVRLVQDANLRAELRERGLHHAVDWTWERTARQTLAVLEDAGHSA
- a CDS encoding serine/threonine-protein kinase; translation: MRLNDLIDRQLGPYRIEALIGRGGMAAVYRALDTRLQRHVALKMLYPQYLADTDIVERFRREAITAAQLDHPHIAPIFDVGEDDGIVYLAMKLLPGPSLADVLQREPRLPAERVVTLAQQIALALDEAHQHGIIHRDIKPGNVLFDSRGNAILTDFGIAKSLDAPSLTESSVIVGTPDYIAPEQINPRLAPNGKLDHRADLYSLGALVYRMLTGRRPFDGSAQTVLLAHLQDQPIPPSEVVPQLSAGVDAVIAKVMAKRPEERYDTASEFVQALSESFSDQTEVGVVFPPASIRRDAHTRQTTQALKASIVPAPASATRPTTPPAAEQLSESPSARSRWRSRRMLMIMAIGLLLVVGTGGVLARFMNQSADAAGVALLATTQTAQAASAPPTATPTRTAAPTRTATAKPTATTQPSATTQPTATSTTAPTETTTAPIVVAQATPRPTARPASRPTARPASRPTARPASRPTARPTPQPTPPPAPQPTATPALPRCQAVLTGGFGNLWRTNAEVRAAIGCPIEEELPGYSVEQIFQGGQMYYREAGDQFWIFDGGVSGTWRRRLDVYPSDPEPTDPAPDGLLTPSSGFGRLWQKDPAIRQALGWATTPEVGFTGVIQRFDNGFMLYSPAVNGHGKRIYVLYSNGTFVIYKDTYTGP
- a CDS encoding glycosyltransferase family 9 protein; the encoded protein is MLRMNRLSTSNATPNRILLVTLADLGDALLIIPALHALRQAFPAARISVLTTPLGAAILRGQPHDALIVFEKQRFNTPRALLRPANLGYAVRLWRRLRGGRFDACVLLHHLTTWFGTLKYAALAAASGAPRRYGLDNGRGFFLTDRVADVGFGAQHQAEYWLSVVGLLGAAHRPQPRLAVSQAAADRAAALLGEATAEQPLIALHPGSGAFAPARRWPPQRFAELADALIEDGASIVLVGGAEEADVRRRMLNGMRHAPAVLDLGGRTGLEDLAAVLKRCTLFVGNDSGLTHLAGSVGTSVVAIFGPTDPRAWGPYGGKSWQPQSSFANGVEILQAGEHRALKAAIACSPCIYRDHHLGTPNGCPDRTCLQRISVEQVLAVVRQRLRSLIGQVCGSTTS